One Streptomyces formicae genomic window, CCCTAGCCGACGAGGGACGACGACAGGGTGGTGCTGATCGGCTGGTCCCTCGTGCCCAGCTTGAACTTGAGCTGGTACGTGATCGGCCCGGCGTCGGCCTTCTTCACCGTGCCGATCCAGTACGCGACGTCGGTGCCGGGGTACACCTTCCGCTCCGGCTCGCACACCTCGCGGTCGATCACGATGTCCTCGATGGCGACGTACGCCTCACACTCCAGGGCGAGGCAGTTCCACAGGATCTGGTCCCCGCGCCCGGCCTTGGTCTGGAGCTCCTCGCTGCCGAACCCGGTGGAGCCGCCCGCCTTGTTCGTGTCGTACATGTACAGGTGGCCCCGGAGATTGCCGGCCGCCAGGGCGCCCACGCAGTCCACGACGGCGGTGATGGAGATCGGCCGCTTCGCGACGGTCTCCCGCCTCGGCTTGGTGGTCATCTGTTCCTCCTCGTCCGGTGGGGGATGCTCAGCCGCGCTGGGCGGGCGGGGTGGTCGGGATCGGCAGCTGGCCGATGCCCGCCTTGGTGAAGGCGTTGCGCCGCGGCTCCGAGGTGATCTTCAGGGCCGAGGAGCAGGTCAGGTTCACCGGATCCCACCGGAGCTCGCCGTTCGTCTGCGCGAGCCGGTGCAGCTGGATGCGCATCGTGTACGAGTACGTCCCGGGCCGGGAGGTGTCGACCGATGCCGACCAGTACCAGCCGTCGGTGACCATGTCGGGGGAGCCGTACTCGGCCGGGTACATGATCTTCGCGTCCACGGCCTCGCCGTAGATGTCGGTGATCACGGGGGCGGGGTAGCTGGCCGCGGCCGTGGCGTCCTCGGTGACGACCTGGCCCGTGATGTCCACGACCTTCTGCCCGGACATCCGGCCGCGGGTGCGCCGGGTGGTCTTGACCCGGGTGCCCACGGTCTTGCGGATGCGGTTGAGCTCGGCCGCCGCGTCGGCGCTCGGCACCGTGGACTTGGCGGCCAGGTCCTGGAGTTCGGCGAGCGCCTGCTCGTCGCTCTGCCGGGCCCGCTCGACCTCGTAGCCGCGCGGCACGGTGGGCGGGATGGAACCCAGGCTGTACGGCAGCCAGTTGAGCACCTGCTCACTGGCCTGCGAACCGTCCCGCCAGTACGACCCGTGGATCGCGGTCACGAGCCCGTCGGTGCCCTGGTTCTCGGAGCCGTGCAGCTTCATGTTGTCGAACAGGTAGGTGTTGCCGTCGAGGGTGTTGGACGTGAGCGCGTTGCCGACGTCCACGAGCACGATGATCGCCAACTGTTGGGGCATGATTCCGCCTTCGTCGTCGTTCCCGGCTTTGCCGTCGTCGCCGTTGTCGGGCCGGCCGCTACTGACACATCAACGCGGGGGAGTCGACGTGCATGATGCTGTCGACGCCGTCGTACATCTGGAGTTCCAGGCGGTACGTGTACGGCACGCCCCGTGCCATCCAGGACGGCACCACGCCGGTCCACACGTCGAGGTCGAGCTTGGCGCTCGCCGGGTCGCCGCCCTCCTGGTCGTGGGCGGTCGAGCCGCGGTCGGATGCGACGTGGCCGGTGGCTCCTCCTGGGGCGTACGTGCTCTGGCCGTATGCGGTCTGGCCGGACTGGCCGGGCTGCCCGTACGCACCGGGCTGTCCCTGCTGCCCCTGCTGCTGTCCTTGCAGGCCGCTCTGGTCGCGCTGGCCTTGCTGCCCGTTCGCCGGGACGAACGAGATGTTCTTGATCTCCACCGGTGTCTGCAGGTCCACGGCGAGCGCGGTCCACGAGACGGTCTGGCCGGGCCTGACGACGGTCACGAGGTTCGGCGTCCCCTGATGGGAGCTGTTGCCGGAGCCGTCGTCCATCATGCAGAGATTGCCGTCCTGCAGCGACTTGGTGGACAGCGCCCCGATGACGTCCACGACGGCGATGATGTTCACTTGTGACTTGGTTCCACTCACGGTCATTCCACTCCTGTCCTCGCACCTGGTGGTTGCGCGCGGTGCCCCGCGCCTAGCCGCGGTCCCGCACCAGCGGGACCTTCCCGACAGCCGTCCGCTCGATCTCCGCGGAGAGCCTGGGCACGAACTTGAGCTGGAAGGTGTAGCCGGTCCGCTCGATCGACGCGGCGTTCGCCTCGCCGTGGTTGAACAGGGACAGGGCGCGCGGCAGGGCGTTCACGAACAGCTGTTGCGCGCCGTAGGGACCGAGCACGGCGTCCGAACGGTAGGTCAGGCCGAGCACGTCGTCCACCGCGGCGAAGAGCGTGATCGTCTTGCCCTCGCGGAAGTTGACGAACTGCACGTCGTGCGCCACCTCGGCCAGGTCGACGACGTCGGCCGCCTTCAGCTCGTCGCACACCGCGGTGTAGGCGCGCGCCGCCGAGTACTGGCTGTCGTTGATGTGCAGCACGTCGCCGGTGCGGCCCGCGAACTCGAACTGCTGGGTCTTCAGACCGGGTCCCTCCGTACGCGGCCTGCGGATCATCCGGTCGCCCAGCTTGAGCCGGAGCAGCGGTGCCTCGTGCGCGTGCAGCCGGGTGACGACGAGTTCGCCCTCCTCGCCCTCGGGGACGGGCCGCCCCTCCTCGTCGACGATCTCGATGTAGTGCAGGCCCGGCACCGACGACAGATAGGGCGACGCGGCGTCGAGCTGGAGTCCGATCGTCTCCGCCTGGGTGGCGGCGAAGTAGCTGAGGATCGCCAGGTTCGGGTAGAGCGCCTGGAGTTCGACCCGCTTGCGGTGGGGCAGCACGCCGCTGCCGTACAGGGCGACGCGGAAGCTCTCCCGGTACTCCTGGCGCATGCCCGCGCCGAGCTCGGCGAGGATCGCGATGCCCGCGGAGATGCCCATCAGTGCCTTGGGGCCCCGGTAGGAGAACATGTGCTCGAGGACGGGTGCGGTGACGGGCCCCGCGCCGACGTAGTTCACGCCGGGCACCTGTTGCAGCACGCCGCCGACCATGGTGCCGCTGCTCCACATCTGGTAGTCGGCCAGCGTGGTGAACAGCCATTTGGGGTCGGTGCCCGCGAGGTGCCCGGCCAGCTGATAGGCGCCCATGAAACGGCCGGCGATCTCATAGGTGTCGCGCAACTCCCGCAGGGCGTAGACGACTTCGAGCGGTCGCCCGCCGCTGGTGCCACCGCTGGCCACGACCTCGAAGTCGCCGCGGGTGAGGGGGACCACCAGACCGGGCCGGGTGTCCATGAAGAAGTCCCGCTGGACGTCCTTGTCCGAGAGCGGGACGCGCTGCCACTCCTCGTACGTCGTGGGGGCGCTGGTGACGCCCGCGCCGCGCAGTCGCTCGCGCCAGAGCGGGTTGAGCATCGCGGTGTTGACCATCTGCTGGAGACGGCGCTGTACGAGGGCGTCCTGGACCTCGTGCGGGATCTCGCTGTAGAGCGTCTGGCAGACCCGCTCGCATTCGCGCATCTTGCTCGCGAAGGAGGGAAGTACGGTGACGGCTTCCACCGATTCCGGGTGCAACTCCCAGTCCGGTATGAGCCAGTTGGCAAGTTCTCTCGCACCGCCGGGAGCCGGTGCGGCCTGTGGAACGCGCGTTGCCTGTGGAGCGTGAGATGTACTCAACATCCGTCCCCTCTACGCTTTTGCTGTTCCCTCTTCGCTGTTGAGCAGGTCCTGCCCGGTTCTCCGGATTTCGGTGAGCAGCATCCGGAAGTGTTCGCCGGTGATCTGATGGTTCATCATGACCACGCGCAGTGCAGCCACGCCGTCGACATCCACCTTCGAGATGAAGAAATTCCCCTCGAGTTTGATGCGATTTCGGATGGCGACCTGAAGGCGGTGCACTTCTTTTCTGTCGAGCCCCGCCGGGTGGTAACGGAAGCACAGGATATTGGCCTCCGGGCGGTGCAGGGTCTGGAAGTCGGGGTCGGCCCGCAGGACGTCATGGGCCTCTTGCGTCAGTCGGCAGAGATACTCGATCTTCTCCGCGAACAGCGCCCTTCCATAGAGCGCCCACAGGGCCCAGAGCGTCATGATCATAGGGCGCTTGGTGCACTCGAAGTTCTTGCCTCCGCTGTCGAAGGCGGTGTAGATGTCCTGCTCCTCCTCGAACACATAGCTGGCCTTCTGCCGGAATGCCGCGAGGCTCGATTCCTTGTTCCGGTAGAAGAGCATCGTGCAGGGTGCGGGGACGAACATCATCTTGTGCGCGTCCCACGTCAGCGAGTCCGCCTTCTCGATGCCCCGGAGCTTGCCGCGGAGCGCGTCGGAGACCAGCAGGCTCGCGCCGTGGGCGCCGTCGACGTGCAGCCACAGGCCCCTCTCGCGGGCGATGTCCGCGAGCTCGTCGATCGGGTCGAACGCGCCCACCGGCGTGCTGCCCGCGGAGACGACGAGGCAGAACACCCTCAGGTTCTGCCGCTCGGCCGCGGCCAGGGTCGCGCGCACCTCGCTCACGTCGATCTGCTGGCGCCGGTTGAGCGGCAGGCGGACGAGCTGTGCGTCGCCGATGCCCATGACGCCGGCCGCCCGCGCGATGCTGTAGTGCACGTCGGCGCCCACCGCGATCGCCGGCCTCGGCTGGCCGCGCAGCGCCGAACCCCCCTCCGACCAGTAGCCGGGCAGCTTCTCGTTGCGTGCGGCGAGCAGCGCGGTGAGGTTGGCGAGCGAGCCTCCGGAGGTGGTCACCATGGTGAAGCGCTCCGGGTCCCAGCCGATGAACCGGTTGAGCTCGGTGGCCATGATGCGCTCGACGGCGTTGGGCAGCTGGCCCGCCTCGTAGAACGAGGCCGGTTGGCTGATCATGGAACTCACGAAGTCCATGACGCCCGCGACCGGCACGGGGGCGGAGAACTGCCGCCCCATGTATCCGGGCGACTGCACCTGGATCCCCGTCCTGATGTACAGGTCGATGATCCCCGCCAGCCTCTCCTCGTCGAAGGCGGCGACGCTCTCGTGGTCCGTCGTCATCAAGGCCCTCGCGGCCTCGGTCAACTTCGCGGGATCGATCAGCTCCAGGCCCCTGATGGAGATGTCCGACAGGTGCTTCTCGAGCTTGGAGAGAGCGGTTTCTGAGTTCTCCCGGAACAACTGCGGATCGAATGCCTCGAGCAATAAGCCGCTCTGTTCGGATCCGGGATCACTCGACCGAGATTCCGTCACTAGGGTCCCCCCCTTGGAAATCCCCCGTAGTAGTCCGACATGGATGTGTGGCCCGACGTGGGTGTGCGGGGCTTACGGCACCCGGGTGTTGGTGCGGAGTTCGTCCTGCGTTCCTCTTCGCGGAGATCGTCGACCAAAGGCTCACGGTCCGGCTGGTCGAACCGGACCGCAATGACCTTTCCGGCAGCCCGCGTTCGGCGGAGGCCGCACGGCATTCCCCCTCGAACCCCTTGCGCAGCGTATCTCCCCCGGCACGGTCTGTGCCCCCACAGCGACAACCGTAGGCGCTGCCGATTCAACGAGAAATCGAAACTCAAGGGACTGTCCGAAAAAAGGCGCGGACCATCTGATGGTTCGTCAATCAACAGCAGTCCCAGGTGTAACCACAGATATACGAGGTTCCAGACGGCCTCCATCGTTTTCGGACACCGTGCCTCCGGCATGTGCACGGCGAAAAGGCGAACGGGCAGGGCAGCGAACGGGCGTGGCCGCACGCAACCCGTTTCCTGCCATTGTCACGATCGAATCGGAGGGTTCCTGACCGGCCTCTTACCGCCTCACCTACCGGCCGGTTGATTCCCCCTGCGCGGCGGCGATCCGGCCAGCGCGCGTGCCGCGACCCGGCACGGTCATCGAACGCCGAGGTGTCCGCACGGAACGGGCCGGTGACGAGCGGCATCGCGCCCGTCACCGGCCCTTCGGTCCACCGGCCTACCGGTCCACCTGCCGTTCAGTGAGGGGTCGTCAGCCCCCGGAGGGGATCAGGAACACGTGGATCGACTGGTCCTTCGCGCGGTAGTGGTCGTTCGCCCGGCCCTTCTTCGCCCGGTCCGACACCACCACGACGTGGTCCCGCGAGATCCAGGACACGCCCTCCGCCGTGCCGTAGACGGTGCGGCCCTTGTCGTCCGTCGGCAACGCGTAGACCGTCCCCTCGTCCACCTGCCACTTCCTGGGCGACAGGCGACCCACCCACAGCGCCGACGACGCCTGCGAGAGCACGGCGATCCTGCCGTCGCGCACCGAGACGCTGCTGTAGTCCTCGAAGGGCAGGGAAGCGGGCAGCCGGATGGTGTCCGTGCGGTCCCACTGCTCGGCGCCGCGCCGGAAGACCTGGATGCGGCCGCCGCCCGGCTTGCGTCCCTCCTTGCCGCCCGTACAGCGGTTGCCCTCGCAGAGCCCGAGCAGGTACCCGGTGCCGTCCCGCTCCACCCACTCCAGGCCCTCCAGGCCCTTGTTGGCGTCGGACAGCGCGAAGTCGAGCGTCGCGGAGCCGCGCGGGCGCAGCCGGGCGTCGTACTCGTGGACCCGGGCGCGGAACCCCTCGGGTGCGACGGGGACGGCCTCGCTCAGCGCGAAGTGGCGCTCGCCCGACGGGTCGTACGCCAGATCCTCGTACCCCTCGACCTCGGCCGCTGCCTCCTTCTGGCTGTCCTTCTTCCCCTTCTTCTTCGTGGCCTTGCCTCGCTCGGTGCCGAGCGCGCCGTTCTCCGGGGCCTTGGGCGACAGTTCGCCGCCGATCCGCAGGAAGAAGGGCAGGTTGTCGCAGACGACGAGGAAGACGCCGTCGCGGTAGAGCACGCCGCTGGCCTCCAGGCGGTCGCCCGCGGCGTCGCCGATCAGGTCCTTGATCTTCGCCTCCTTCAGGAGGCGCAGCTCGGCCGACACCTTGGCCGACCCGGCCTTCGTCTTCTGCTTCTTGGCCGTGGTCATGACGGCAGCACCTCCAGGACGCCGGGGAAGACGGCGCCGCTCGCGCCGTTGGGATAGGTCTTGCGCAGCTCGGCGAGCTGCTGCCGCGCGCTGTCGTAGCGCATCCGCGTGTAGTGGAAGATCCCGTACGTGAACTGCGAGACCCGGCTCAGCTCCCACTGCCGGTACGCGGCCCTGTACACCTCGTCGTTGGTGAACTGCCGCCCGGTGAAGGGCTTTCCGTGCGGGCTGTCGGACTCCGCGTACGCCGCGTCCGAGATGAGCTGCCACAGGCCGTCGGTGCGGCCCGAGCCCTCCGCGCCGATCAGCTCGGCCACCCGCTCGGGGCCGAACTCGGTGTCGAGCAGGAACTCCAGGTGGTCCAGGTAGTACTGGCAGAAGTCGTGGTGCCGCAGCAGGTTGGTGAAGAGCGGCAGGTGCGACGTCTCGTGCGGGGCGTGCGTGATCCGGCAGTAGTTGCGGCTCATCGCGGGCCAGTCGAGCAGGTCCGTGTACTGCCACTGGGTGGCGAAGAAGTCGATGCCCGAGCTGTTGTCGTAGTCCCAGGGGACGAAGGTGAAGTACGGGCGGTCGACGAAGCCCGAAGGGTCCCCGAGCCGCCCCGAGTTGTAGAGGTAGTAGTTCGCCGGGGTGGCGAAGTAGTTGTCCCAGCTGCCGAGCAGCACGTTGGCCCCGGCCCAGCGCAGGAACGCCCGGACGTTCATGACGCCCTCGACCGAGGACCGGAAGGCGTCGGAGGCGAACCGGCTCTCGCCGCCCGGCAGGCCGACCCCGTTGACGGCCCTGACGAGCACGGCCAGGTCGTCGTAGGTGTTGGCGGTCGGGTCGTCCTCGTTCGTCTTGAGGCGGTAGGTGCGGTCGTCCTCCAGGCTGCCGGTGGTGAAGTACTGGCGGCCGCCGTCCGAGCCGTCCGTGCCGGCGCGGTGTTCCAGGGTCGCCGCGCCGACGTCGCCGTAGTACGCCTTGTAGAGGTTGCCCTCCGCGTTCTTGCCGAACTGGTCCTTGAGGAACTTCTTGTCGACCTGCTCGATCACCGAGAACAGGCCCATGTAGCGGTCGTTGAGGGAGAGCGTCGCGTACGTGTGCTGCGCCGCCGGGATCCCGGCCCGCTCCAGGAGCCGCCAGGCCACGGCCTCCCGCATCTGCGACGGGTCGTTGTACATCGCCTTGAGGTTGATCCGCTCCATGCCGTGCAGCCGGTCCTCGCCGGTCCCGATCTCCAGGTCGATCTTCCACGACCGCTTGGGCGCGTGGGCGGTCATGTTGCCGCTGTTGACGAGTGAGAACGCCGACGTCGACAGGAGTTCCGCGTCCGGGTCCTCGCTCCTGGCGATCGTCAGCCGGGCCCCGGGCGGCGCCACGATCACCTCGTCGGCGGTCAGCAGGCCGGGCGGCCACCCGGTGACCCCGACCCGGTACAGGCCGTGGGCGAAGAACTCCTTCTTGTCCTGCGCGGCGTCGAGGTACGCCTGGACGAGCTGCCCGATCCCGGTGGGCCGCCCCTGCGCGTCCTGGAGCACGAGCTTGCCCTCGGCGCCCGCCACGTCGCCCTGCTCGGCGAGCAACAGGTCGAACAGCACACCGAACTCGGCCTTCGTGCGCAGCGCGGCGTCGCCGGGTCCCGCCGCCGCGTTGGCCCGCTCGGCGAGGCTCCGCCCTGTGCCGCGCGGCAGCCCGGAGACCACCACGGCCTGATTCTTGAACCTGTCCCGGAACGTTCCCTTGTCCATGGTCCTGTCCATGGGCTTGTCCGTGGTCCTGTCCATGCGGCCTCCCGAGGGGTGAACTCCTTTCTCTACGCCCGGCTCCACATGACCGCCAGGCCGATAACCGGCCCTACCCCGGGCCGGACCCTCCGCCCCCAGGTGCGCCTCCGAGGTGCGCGACACGCAGAAGACATGCGTAATCCGCCACCTGCGTGCACGTGCTGCCGGTGAGTGACTTCGACGCCATCGACGCGCTGCTGGCCGCCAGCGGCCCCGAGACGGAACTCCCGCCCGTCGCCGAACGCCGCGCACTGCGCGAGGCCCTGCACCTGTCGCAGGCACAGGTCGCCAGGGCCATCGGCGTCAGCCCGACCACGGTCGGCGGCTGGGAGTCGGGCCGCGAGCCGACGGGGGAGGTCCGGCACAAGTACGCGTACTTCCGCGCGGCGCGGCCTCATGGCGCGGCTGCGCTACCTGACCCGCTCCGAGCACGCCCGCGCCGCCGCGCGCGATGACCGGACTCACCATCACCGACCGTACGCTCAAGGCGTGGCTCAAGGGCAGGCGCGGCCCCTCGCGGAAGAACCTCGAACACGTCGACGCCGCGTCCTGGAGTTCCGCACCCTGAACATCCGCCGGTGGGACCGCATCGTGGAGGCATGGGCCGAGGGCGACGAGAGCGCCCTGGACGCGGCGCAGGTCGACCAGACTGACCCTCAACTCAGTGCGTCGAGGCCCTTGTTAGAGGACTCGCTGTGGGTCCCGGTGAAGCCCAGTACGAGCGCGGCGGTCCGCTCGGGCTCCTCCAGGATGGGGGTGTGTCCGGCTCCGGGGAGCATGGTCACCCGGGCGTCGGGCACCACGCGGTAGTCGTCGGCGGACGCGGGGCGCCATCTGTGGTCCTGGTCGCCGAAGATCACCTGTAGTGGCTTGCCGACGGCCGTCAGGCGGGTCGGGAGCGCCTGCTCCGTCAGGTACGCGGTGGACGCCCGCATCGAGGCGGTGAACGCGTGGGGGGACATCGCGCGGAGTTCCTCGACGAGTTCCTGGGGGACCTGGAAGCCCGCGCGGAATCCGGTGCTCGCGAAACCGCGGATCTGCTCGTCGGTCGGCGGCCAGAGCGCGGGGTCGATCGGGGCGGGCTCCGGTCCCGTGAAGGCGTCCATGGCGGGGCCGGTGTTGATGAGCACGAGCGCGGACACCAGGCCGGGCCGCAGCTCGGCGAGGGCGGTGGCGGCGTAGCCGCCGCTGGAGTGGCCGACGGCGACGACGCGCTCGACGCCGAGCCGGTCGAGCGCGGTGCCGAGGGCGGCCGCCTGGGTCGGGGTCGCATAGGCGCGGCCGACGGGTTCGGGTGAACGGCCGTGCCCCGGCAGGTCGATCCGGATGACGTGATGGGACGCGGAAAGGAAAGGGACGAGCGCGTCCCACGCGCGACTTGAGGTGGCGCTGCCGTGGATGAGGAGGAGGGCGGGGGCGTCGCGCGGGCCGTCCCGCCTGACGTGGAGGTCACCATGAGGAGTCATGGGCCCACGGTGACTCGCGCCGGGCGCCCGAGGATTGGACGAATGTTCCTTCCCCGGCCCGCGTGGCGCCGCTTAGCATTCGACGATGGGGTCCACCACCGGTGCGCGTGACGATCCCGCCGCGTGGGACGTCGCACGTCCGAGGCGGCCGGGCCCGGTCGCCGGTGTCGACATGGCGGGGTTCCGGGTGCCGGGGGCGCTCGCCGGTGGGCTACGGGTCGTTCCGCACCCGGCCGTGATGCTGATCCTGGAGTTCGGCGCGGGCGAGCCCACCGTGGAGGACGGATCGGGGCGGCTGCACCGGGGAAGTCTCGTCGCCGGGCCCGGATTCGGCTCCGGGGGAGTGGTGCGGGCGTGGGGCGAACGGGTCGAGTGTGTGCAGGTGCGCCTGTCGCCCGTGATCGCGGGCACGCTCCTCGGTGTCGGTCCCGCCGAACTGACCGGCGCCGCGGTCTCCCTCGACGACCTGTGGGGCAAAGAGGCGGCACGGACGCGCGAGCGGCTCAGCGAACTCCCCTCGTGGCAGGCCCGCTTCACGCTCATGGACGAGCTGCTCGCCCGCCGACGCGCCACGAGCCCGCCGGTGGACCCGGCGGTGGCCTGGGCCTGGAAACGGATCGTGGCCAGCGGGGGCCTCGCCCGCGTCGACCGCTTGGCGGCGGAACTCGGCTGGAGCCGCAAACGCCTGTGGTCCCGGTTCCACGCGTCCGTGGGCATGCCACCGAAGAGCGCGGCGAAACTGGTCCGCTTCGACCGCGCGGTGCACCGGATGGTCGAGGGCCGGGGCGCGGCCCACGTCGCGGCGGACAGTGGCTACTTCGACCAGTCGCATCTGCACAGGGACGTCATGGAGTTCACGGGATCGACTCCGTCGACGGTGGTGGGCGAGCCCTTCCTGACGGTGGACGACCGGGCGTGGCCGGCCGGGGGAGCCCCCGTCAGACGGAGGCCAGCAGCCTCTTCAGCGTGCTCCGACCCGCCGTCCCCCACGTCGTCTTGCCACCGGGAAGACCCCGTTCGCCCGCGCGTCCGACGCTGAGCAGGCCGAGGGAAGTACGCAGGGCCCACCCCTTGGCGCGCCGGACCATCGCCTCGTCGGCGCGTGCGTAGGCGGTGAGGAAGGGGGCCGCGCCGCCCTCCGGGAGGAGTTGCCACGCGGACGCGAGGTCCGTCGCCGGGTCGCCCGCGCAGACCTCGCCGAAGTCGATCACTCCGGCGAGCGTGCCGTCGGCGACGACCACGTTCGCGGGGTGCAGGTCGCCGTGCAGCCACAGCGGGGGCCCCTCCCAGGCGGGCGCCGCGAGGGCGTCCTCCCAGATGTCCCTGAGCGTGTCGACGGCCCCGGAGGGGAGGGACTCGGCGGCGGTCATCTCCTCGAACGCCGCATCGAACCCGGCGGCGTGGCTCTTGAGCGGAACGCCGCGGTCGGCGCTGGCGGGTGCCTCGGCGGGCGCCTCCTCGTGGAGCGCGCGGAGGAAGTCGGCGAGGGCCCCCGCCGCGTCGGCGGTGCGGCTGATCACGGTCTTGTCGGCGGGCTCGCCCGGCACCCACGCCGCGACGGTCCACGGCTGGGGGAAGCGCGCGGACGGCTCACTGATCCGTACGGGCACGGGCACGGGGAGCGGCAGCCGAGGCGCGAGGGCGGGCAGCCACGCGTACTCCTTGCGCAGCAGGTCGGGCCCGCGCGGCGTACGCGGCAGGCGCACCGCCAACTCCTCGCCCAGGCGCCACAGTTGGTTGTCCCAGCCGCCGTCGACGAGCCGCAGGCTCAGCTCCGCGAGGTCCGGCTGCCGCTCGCGCAGCAGTGACCTCACCAGTTCCACGTCCACCTCTGTCATGCCCGAGCCCCTCCGAAGACGATGGGCCACAAGCTACAACGCGGCGCGCGCCCCTCGGACAACGAGGAGCGCGCGCCGGTGCTGAGGATCGGGACCGGAGGATCAGACCGCCGGTGCCGGGTACGTCGGGTACTCCACGCCGGAGACGTGCTGCACGACCCGGATGACCTGGCACGAGTAGCCGAACTCGTTGTCGTACCAGAGGTAGAGGATCGCGTTGTCGCCGTCGACCTTGGTGGCGCCCGCGTCGACGATCGAGGCGTGGCGCGAGCCGATGAAGTCGTTCG contains:
- a CDS encoding pyridoxal phosphate-dependent decarboxylase family protein, whose amino-acid sequence is MTESRSSDPGSEQSGLLLEAFDPQLFRENSETALSKLEKHLSDISIRGLELIDPAKLTEAARALMTTDHESVAAFDEERLAGIIDLYIRTGIQVQSPGYMGRQFSAPVPVAGVMDFVSSMISQPASFYEAGQLPNAVERIMATELNRFIGWDPERFTMVTTSGGSLANLTALLAARNEKLPGYWSEGGSALRGQPRPAIAVGADVHYSIARAAGVMGIGDAQLVRLPLNRRQQIDVSEVRATLAAAERQNLRVFCLVVSAGSTPVGAFDPIDELADIARERGLWLHVDGAHGASLLVSDALRGKLRGIEKADSLTWDAHKMMFVPAPCTMLFYRNKESSLAAFRQKASYVFEEEQDIYTAFDSGGKNFECTKRPMIMTLWALWALYGRALFAEKIEYLCRLTQEAHDVLRADPDFQTLHRPEANILCFRYHPAGLDRKEVHRLQVAIRNRIKLEGNFFISKVDVDGVAALRVVMMNHQITGEHFRMLLTEIRRTGQDLLNSEEGTAKA
- a CDS encoding CotH kinase family protein is translated as MDRTTDKPMDRTMDKGTFRDRFKNQAVVVSGLPRGTGRSLAERANAAAGPGDAALRTKAEFGVLFDLLLAEQGDVAGAEGKLVLQDAQGRPTGIGQLVQAYLDAAQDKKEFFAHGLYRVGVTGWPPGLLTADEVIVAPPGARLTIARSEDPDAELLSTSAFSLVNSGNMTAHAPKRSWKIDLEIGTGEDRLHGMERINLKAMYNDPSQMREAVAWRLLERAGIPAAQHTYATLSLNDRYMGLFSVIEQVDKKFLKDQFGKNAEGNLYKAYYGDVGAATLEHRAGTDGSDGGRQYFTTGSLEDDRTYRLKTNEDDPTANTYDDLAVLVRAVNGVGLPGGESRFASDAFRSSVEGVMNVRAFLRWAGANVLLGSWDNYFATPANYYLYNSGRLGDPSGFVDRPYFTFVPWDYDNSSGIDFFATQWQYTDLLDWPAMSRNYCRITHAPHETSHLPLFTNLLRHHDFCQYYLDHLEFLLDTEFGPERVAELIGAEGSGRTDGLWQLISDAAYAESDSPHGKPFTGRQFTNDEVYRAAYRQWELSRVSQFTYGIFHYTRMRYDSARQQLAELRKTYPNGASGAVFPGVLEVLPS
- a CDS encoding alpha/beta fold hydrolase — its product is MTPHGDLHVRRDGPRDAPALLLIHGSATSSRAWDALVPFLSASHHVIRIDLPGHGRSPEPVGRAYATPTQAAALGTALDRLGVERVVAVGHSSGGYAATALAELRPGLVSALVLINTGPAMDAFTGPEPAPIDPALWPPTDEQIRGFASTGFRAGFQVPQELVEELRAMSPHAFTASMRASTAYLTEQALPTRLTAVGKPLQVIFGDQDHRWRPASADDYRVVPDARVTMLPGAGHTPILEEPERTAALVLGFTGTHSESSNKGLDALS
- a CDS encoding helix-turn-helix domain-containing protein, whose product is MAGFRVPGALAGGLRVVPHPAVMLILEFGAGEPTVEDGSGRLHRGSLVAGPGFGSGGVVRAWGERVECVQVRLSPVIAGTLLGVGPAELTGAAVSLDDLWGKEAARTRERLSELPSWQARFTLMDELLARRRATSPPVDPAVAWAWKRIVASGGLARVDRLAAELGWSRKRLWSRFHASVGMPPKSAAKLVRFDRAVHRMVEGRGAAHVAADSGYFDQSHLHRDVMEFTGSTPSTVVGEPFLTVDDRAWPAGGAPVRRRPAASSACSDPPSPTSSCHREDPVRPRVRR
- a CDS encoding aminoglycoside phosphotransferase family protein gives rise to the protein MTEVDVELVRSLLRERQPDLAELSLRLVDGGWDNQLWRLGEELAVRLPRTPRGPDLLRKEYAWLPALAPRLPLPVPVPVRISEPSARFPQPWTVAAWVPGEPADKTVISRTADAAGALADFLRALHEEAPAEAPASADRGVPLKSHAAGFDAAFEEMTAAESLPSGAVDTLRDIWEDALAAPAWEGPPLWLHGDLHPANVVVADGTLAGVIDFGEVCAGDPATDLASAWQLLPEGGAAPFLTAYARADEAMVRRAKGWALRTSLGLLSVGRAGERGLPGGKTTWGTAGRSTLKRLLASV